The Arachidicoccus terrestris genome includes the window CTTTTCCTGATACCGGAGGTGTCTTTATCATTCCCCAGAAGGAGGTAGACTTCATCATGAAGTAACATTATTTCGTCAACTTTTGCATTCATACCTTGGCCATTCAACACCAGCCAATTTGTCGGGAATGGAAGGTCGGGGTTACCCTGCATTGCCACTAAGCAATCCAACAAATCATCAATTACGACCAACGAGCATGCGTCATTATCAATAAAGCTAACATCCGAAGAAGTGCTCCCTTTAAAATTTAAAGCCCTCAATTGAAACCCACCAGACTCATTTGGTAAACCAAGTACCTTTAAACGATTACCAATTAAAGGAAATTCTATTTCAAGTTCATGAAAATAATTATTGGCTAACTCTAAAACTATTTTTTTCGCTTTCAAAAATTGAATTAGCTCCGGAGAAGAAATTGGCTCTACAGATATAATCCGAATTCCAGGTTGCCTTTGATTCTTTCCGGTCAGTTTATCTAATCTTCCTTCAGGCAATAATGAAAGGGAGAAATCATCCAACTTCTGTAAAAAATCAAAAAGAGAACAATTGTGAAATCTTGTGCCAAAAGAAATTAAATCACCTTTCATATCTATAAAGAAATCATGCCATTGATTTCTAGCTAGGTCAACTTCAAAAGAAGGGATCAAGCTATTTTTTTCAAATGGACAAAAAAAACTGCATTTCCCATTTGTTTCACAAACCGGGTAAATGTCTAAATAGGCTAAATAGTCAATAATGGCTATTTTCCTTGCTTCTTCTATTATCATAAATTCAAATTTTATTTTAATCTTTAAAGAAATCTCATAATTACTTTTACCACCTTTTCTCAACAAAATAGATAAGAAGGCAGGTCAAGGGCAAATATTCAATGGTGCAAAAAGATTAGGTTATAAAAAAATACAGCCACGAATTACGCCGATCAATTGGTGGATTAATACGCACTTTTAATGGCATTTATGGCACAATCCCATAAACACCATTATACTAGCTGGCACAAATACCGACATTTGTGCCAGCTAAAGACACCACACGATAGGTTATAAGAAAGTAAAAATGCCAAGAATGCCATTAATGGCTTAGGGGGGCTTCTTTTCATACTTACCTTGTGCAACCCTTCTAAAAAATCGGCTATCACTAAAAAACCGCTTACAAGTTCTTTCTGGAACTCCCAACTTCTTGGCCTCTATTAGCCCCATTTCTGTAGTAAAGGCGCAGGGCAGGTTGTAAAATAAACTCTGTTTGTTCTCAGGCAGGGAATGAACTTTAGATCCATAAAGTTCCCCGAGAACATCTAATGCCGTTTCAGAAAAGTACTTCACTAACTTCAGGGCAGATTGAACATCAGCTACCTCAATATAATCCAAATGTTGGCCACCAGCATACTTTAATACACGGAAAATCAAGGCAAATCGAAAAAGATACCGGTCTAACTTCGCCATGATCCCCCAATATTGATGATCCGACTGCCTGGAAATTAAATCTTGTTTGTTCCAGACTTGAATTAGTTCGATCGCCTTCGGTTCAATTTTTAAGACCCGGAAATCATTTTTTGAATATGGGAGATCAAGTATTATTTTTAATTTTCTTTCCCAGCAGTCAATAATTTCCGTTTCAATTCCGCCAAATCGCATCGCCTGAGGAGAAAATGTTCGTGGTTTAACAAACAAAATTCTATCCAAAAAGCCATCAACATCCCTCATTTTCCCTCCTAATGAGGGAATAATAAGTGGCTGGATTCCACCTATAACAGTGCAGAAAGGATTATCAACCCGGAAACTCTCGCTTGTCTTACGGTCCACCTCTATGGAGATGGAACTAAAAATTGACAACCAAAATGCCTGATCGGAGCTACCATGTGCGTAACGATCGAAGCTCCCAAACCAGGATTGCATCTCATCAACAGCGATACCAACTCCTCTCGGGTTTTGCATCAGCCGCATGGTCAGAGCTTCTGTTGTGGAATTTTTAAGCAAAATTTTCTTTTCAACTGGTTTGGGTAAGGTTTGATCAGATAAAAAAGCCTTCAAATCATTTTTATATTCACAGGCATACTGCGAATTCAATTTTTCAAGTAATGCAAGCGCGAACCTCAAAGGATCAGTCTTTCCAGACCCCTTTGGTCCAACCAGTCCAACAAAAACTACAGCAGATTCCACCCTATTAGGTGAAGTTTCTATTTTCACCGCATTACCGATTGCAATCGAAGCAGCGGCTAATAGAGAGCCCAATGTAAAAGGAACTAAAAATCCCGCATTTTGAAATAGCTGCCTTGCGATTGCCTGTTCTTCATTTCCAAACGCACTCTCAAACAAATCATCCACTGAGTAATCTTTAATATTAATTTTCATACGACCGTGCCCGATAATACTATCTGAAACAACTTTTGATTTCATAATTAAAGTTTCAATATTCTTATAATTAATTAGTTGGTCATTTAAGATTATATTTTTTCTTAAAAAGTTTAGCCTTTTGTTCCTCAACTTCTCCATTGCCAAATGACACTAGCCAATTCAGAAGTTCATTTTTTAAAAAAAGAAGTCGCCTCCCTGGCTTATGACACGGCAAAAGATTATTCTTTATGTGAAACCGGATGCTTGCTTCTGGGATTTTTAGCAAGGTAGACGCCCCAGAGAGATCAAGAACTTCATTTTCATCTTCCGGCCTCTCTATTTTCATTAATCCTAAGTTCTGCACTTCCAATGAAAGCGCTTCTAGCCTTGAATTAATTTCTGTAAAGGGATTCTGTTCATTGTTCATAATTAATATTTTTGATAAGAAATGAATACAGCTGCCAGCGCTAGTAGCTATTAATTTATTACAGCACAAACCTAAAACCTCAAAAATAAAAAGGCGAAACTCCTAGAACCGTATTAAAAGTTCCAGGAGTTTCGCCTTTTTAAGAAAAAACTATTATTCCGCCTAATCTATACTACCTTCTAAAAAATTCTCAATCGCTTTGTCAAGATCATAAAAGCAATCAGTATACCTTTTATCGTCATGATACAATATTTCCTCTAAGCGCTTAGCTTTAAGATGCACAATAGGCCCTTTCAGATCCAAATCAAACACTAAATTTATTAACATAATAAGCTTTAAATGATTATCCCTGAGCTCCTTTCGTATCAAATTCCCATCCATCAGCTTTTTGACTAAAGTTGCAAGCAATATATTATAGCCATCCACCACTTTTTCCCTTTCATTTGGGACTCTAGGGACTTCCACCAACATTCTACATACCTGAATCCCTTTAACCTCACTCTTATTATTGGCCAAATAATCTAGAATAAATTCCTTGATCATTCTGGAAGAGCAATTATTCGTTATGCAAAACAACGAATCTCCTGAGTCACTCTTCTCTTCCTCCTTCATTTCTTCAAAAATTGACTGCCACCCATCGAAATCAGAACTAAATGGTTCTCTCAAAAAGTCTTGAGATCCGCTCATTATTGAATCTTGAACAATATTTAAAATCACTTCAGAAAAGAAGTTATCCCACATTTTCAACCAAAGATCTTCTGAAAAAATATCCTCGTCCTTAAATATATAAAAGTTGTCAAACCGCAATTTTCTTCGAACAGATTTTACCATTTCATAGACATCCCTATTTGAATAATGAGTTAAGACCGAACCGATGAAAAAAGAAATAACGCCCCTATTGAATTTTTTGATTACATATTCATAGTCATCAGTCCAGTCGGTCTCACTTTCAAGTAAAGTCAAAATTAGCATATACCCAAGCCCTCTATAATTGACTACAAACTCAGCTACCTTGGTCTTCTTAATATTATCACCCAATAAAGGGATAAATATCCGCTCCATTAAAGAAAATAACCCTACAAATATAGAAAACCCAATTTTATGCTTTGCATCTTCCAAAAACGTCCTTTCTGAATGAACCGGGATAATAAACCTACCGGGTTTTTTAAATTTCAAAAAAGCGTTCGCCCGTCTCCCATAAAATAAAAATTGAAAAACGTTACTTTCCTTATTGCCTTTGTTGAATTCTTGGATATAAAAATTAACCAGAAGATTTTTGGTTGCCTGGATATAGCGAATTCTATAATGCTCATGGGCTTTCAAATTCTTGTAAACTCGCATCTTTTCTTGCCGAGCTTTCAATTTCAGTAGGTATTCGTCACTGAATCTGTGTTGATTATTCATAAATCACATGCACTTATTGTTAAGCAAAATCTAATTTATAAAAAAAAGGAAGAAAAAATGGCAAAATTCAAGACTGTGTATCAAAATGTGTATCAAATAAAAAAACCACCTACATTTTTTAATGTGTAAGTGGTTGATCTGATGTGACCCCGCAGAGACTCGAACTCTGGGCCCGCTGATTAAGAGTCAGCTGCTCTACCAACTGAGCTACGGAGTCAATTGAGGGTGCAATTTCAGTAAATAATTTGTTTATTCCAAATACCAATTAAAAATTTCTGCCATACTGCTATGTTAATACTACTGTTCTCCAATGTTTCAGCTAATCATGATTTCTGATAATTCTCGGATCTTTCACCCAAATCACACGATATTTCGTAAATTATTTTTTTTGTGTGAGATTTCACCCTACCTTTGCGCCAGTTCTTTAAGGTATCTTATCAAGAAAGGCAGAGGGATTGGCCCGATGAAGCCTTGGCAACCTCACGAAAGTGAAAGGTGCCAAATCCAACCGTTCGTTTATAACTTACGGGTAGATAAGTCAGCGTTAACTTAAAATTGATTTCAATTAATCATAATGAGCTTGCCTGACTTGGCAGGCTTTTTTTTGCATTTGACGATTAAACAATGCATTCCGGCATATTTCTGTATTAGTCAGCCTCCTATTCTTTCTTCTTAGTTTATCACAGTTCATTACCTATCTCCCTTAGATGCCTAACGGCATTAAGAAGAAGATAACCAATGAGTTGTAGCTCTATGAGTGAGATTGCCTCAAGATTTTATTTGGTAATTAAAAAATTAATCTATTAAATTTGTGGAGTAAAATGCAAAAAACAACAAATATACAAGCCATTCGTATGATGTCCATTGCGCCTGCAATGTGCTGTTGTTGTATGTGTATGGGCGCATAAGCTTTTCAGCTGCGCTATCTTCGCCCGCAGGCATAAGACCTGCCCTCCTTCAGATTTTTTCAGTTTTTTGTTACTAAAACTTCTAAATTTTTACTTTCATGAGTAAACTTAAATTTGAAACCTTGCAACTTCATGCAGGTCAACCCGTTGAAGCGACTACGCTTTCTCGTGCAGTGCCCATCTACCAGACAACTTCTTTTGTATTTAATGACGTCGTACATGCAGCCAACCTCTTTGGATTGAAAGAATTCGGCAATATATATACCCGTATCATGAATCCCACCACCGATGTGTTTGAGCAGCGCATAGCGGCCCTGGAAGGTGGTGTCGCAGCAGTCGCCACTGCTTCTGGCATGTCTGCGCAGTTTCTGGCTTTAACCAATATCCTTCAGACGGGTGACAATTTTGTTTCCTCTCCCTTCTTATATGGCGGTACTTATAACCAGTTCAGCGTGTCTTTTAAACGCCTGGGCATAAAAGTCAAGTTCACAGACGGCGACAAGCCTGAGGCATTTGAAGCCCAGATCGATGAACATACCAAGGCAATTTATCTGGAAACCTTGGGAAACCCACGACTCAATATCCCTGATTTTGAAAAAATAGCCGCCGTAGCTCAAAAACATGATATCCCTTTTATCGTAGATAACACATTTGGAGCTGGCGGGTACCTTTTCCGTCCCTTTGAATGGGGCGCCAATGTGATTACCCATGCCGCCACTAAATGGATTGGTGGTCACGGCACCTCCATAGGAGGCGTCGTGATCGATGGTGGCAACTATGACTGGGGTAATGGTAAGTTCCCGCAGTTCTCAGAACCTTCCGAAAGTTATCACGGGCTCAACTTTGCCCAAACCTTTGGCG containing:
- a CDS encoding O-acetylhomoserine aminocarboxypropyltransferase/cysteine synthase family protein, with protein sequence MSKLKFETLQLHAGQPVEATTLSRAVPIYQTTSFVFNDVVHAANLFGLKEFGNIYTRIMNPTTDVFEQRIAALEGGVAAVATASGMSAQFLALTNILQTGDNFVSSPFLYGGTYNQFSVSFKRLGIKVKFTDGDKPEAFEAQIDEHTKAIYLETLGNPRLNIPDFEKIAAVAQKHDIPFIVDNTFGAGGYLFRPFEWGANVITHAATKWIGGHGTSIGGVVIDGGNYDWGNGKFPQFSEPSESYHGLNFAQTFGVNNPLGLPNIAFAIRTRVEGLRDFGPAPSPFNSFLLLQGLETLSLRMERTVSNTLALAKWLEENNQVDFVWYPGLESSPYYELAKKYLPKGAGGVLNFGVKGDKERALKVINNLKLASLLANVGDGKTLVIHPASTTHEQLSEADQKAAGVLPNLIRVSVGFEHIDDIIEDFRQAIAALD
- a CDS encoding helix-turn-helix domain-containing protein, with translation MNNEQNPFTEINSRLEALSLEVQNLGLMKIERPEDENEVLDLSGASTLLKIPEASIRFHIKNNLLPCHKPGRRLLFLKNELLNWLVSFGNGEVEEQKAKLFKKKYNLK
- a CDS encoding DUF3987 domain-containing protein, coding for MKSKVVSDSIIGHGRMKINIKDYSVDDLFESAFGNEEQAIARQLFQNAGFLVPFTLGSLLAAASIAIGNAVKIETSPNRVESAVVFVGLVGPKGSGKTDPLRFALALLEKLNSQYACEYKNDLKAFLSDQTLPKPVEKKILLKNSTTEALTMRLMQNPRGVGIAVDEMQSWFGSFDRYAHGSSDQAFWLSIFSSISIEVDRKTSESFRVDNPFCTVIGGIQPLIIPSLGGKMRDVDGFLDRILFVKPRTFSPQAMRFGGIETEIIDCWERKLKIILDLPYSKNDFRVLKIEPKAIELIQVWNKQDLISRQSDHQYWGIMAKLDRYLFRFALIFRVLKYAGGQHLDYIEVADVQSALKLVKYFSETALDVLGELYGSKVHSLPENKQSLFYNLPCAFTTEMGLIEAKKLGVPERTCKRFFSDSRFFRRVAQGKYEKKPP